A DNA window from Synchiropus splendidus isolate RoL2022-P1 chromosome 2, RoL_Sspl_1.0, whole genome shotgun sequence contains the following coding sequences:
- the tab1 gene encoding TGF-beta-activated kinase 1 and MAP3K7-binding protein 1 isoform X1 — translation MAAHRRNLMQNQSWTDDLPLCQMCGVGTAPNSVYGPDGKGTQSHPNEDGHFRFRGEDGCFLYGVFNGYDGSRVASFAAQCLTAEVLLGQLNSSHTENDVRRILTQAFDVVEKSYFEMIGGALAEKTHLSNYVTPHNEERLKELEQEVSGGATAVVALILNNKLYIANLGTNRALLCKSSIDGQNQVLQIGRPHGTDNEDELQRLAALGVDSARVRQAGQIAGQTSTRRFGDYRVKFNYGEIELLSGAKSKPIIAEPEIHGSQSLDNVTGFLLLMSEGLINALESAHGPEQANQEIVAMVAAELALQTSLEAVAQSVVERVKRLHHDVYASGRQRATFCSRHEDMTLLIRLLNYPLADGVLTPTQGGRIYPVSVPYSNSQSTSKTSVTLSLVMPSQGTLTNGTNTASTLEEETPTPGTFQTCQTFVDMLQPIIELPISPLLLSPLPTLPLSTSLFSLSSTPPPLRPFPSSTSLLCLSSYNLDSSPSTSHTPSLMTATSSSTTPPCPQPSCTLHPSTVRSSQSPTATLQSTNTQTQSSSSSSGDGSLFRQRGSQAVQPDETGRVPPYVDFSQFYRLWGTDHGDGQSTQGGLGPQ, via the exons AGGTGAGGACGGATGCTTTCTCTACGGGGTTTTTAATGGCTATGATGGCAGCCGGGTGGCCAGCTTTGCTGCCCAATGTCTGACAGCTGAAGTCCTACTGGGACAACTGAACTCCAGTCACACGGAAAATGATGTCCGGAGGATCCTCACACAG GCCTTTGATGTGGTGGAGAAAAGCTACTTTGAGATGATTGGGGGTGCTCTGGCTGAGAAGACTCACCTGTCCAACTATGTCACTCCGCATAATGAG GAACggctgaaggagctggagcaAGAGGTGTCGGGAGGAGCGACAGCTGTGGTTGCTCTGATTCTGAACAACAAGCTCTACATTGCCAATttag GAACCAACAGGGCTCTCCTGTGCAAGTCCAGCATCGACGGACAGAATCAGGTCCTGCAAATCGGCCGACCACACGGCACCGACAATGAGGACGAACTGCAGAGACTAGCCGCGCTGG GGGTGGATTCAGCTCGTGTCCGACAGGCGGGGCAGATCGCTGGACAGACGAGCACCAGGAGGTTTGGAGACTACAGGGTCAAATTTAACTACGGTGAAATCGAGCTGCTGAG CGGGGCCAAATCGAAGCCAATCATAGCTGAGCCTGAGATCCATGGTAGCCAGTCTTTGGATAACGTGACAGGATTTTTGCTTCTGATGTCAGAAGGACTCATCAATGCCCTTGAGTCTGCCCACGGACCTGAGCAGGCCAACCAG GAGATTGTTGCCATGGTAGCGGCAGAGTTGGCCTTGCAGACCAGCCTGGAAGCGGTGGCCCAGTCTGTGGTGGAGCGAGTCAAGCGCCTGCACCACGATGTTTACGCGTCCGGCCGTCAGAGGGCGACCTTTTGTTCTCGCCACGAAGACATGACGCTACTCATTCGATTGCTCAACTACCCGCTGGCGGACGGAGTGCTTACGCCTACGCAAG GGGGTCGCATCTATCCAGTGTCGGTTCCTTATTCTAACAGCCAGAGCACAAGCAAGACCAGCGTCACCCTCTCCCTGGTCATGCCCTCACAAGGCACGCTCACCAATGGCACCAACACCGCGTCCACACTGGAGGAAGAGACTCCCACTCCAGG CACGTTTCAAACCTGCCAAACCTTTGTGGACATGCTGCAGCCCATAATTGAACTCCCTatttcccccctcctcctctctcctcttcctacCCTCCCGCTCTCCACCTCActcttctccctctcctccaccccTCCTCCACTACGCCCCTTCCCgtcctccacctctctcctTTGTCTTTCCTCTTACAACTTGGATTCGTCCCCCTCTACCTCCCACACTCCCTCCCTCATGACCGCCACCTCCTCTTCCACCACTCCTCCTTGCCCACAACCCTCCTGCACCTTACACCCTTCCACTGTCCGCAGCAGTCAGAGCCCGACAGCCACCCTCCAGTCCACCAACACCCAGACTCAGAGCTCCAGTTCCAGCTCGGGAGATGGAAGTCTGTTCCGTCAGCGGGGCAGTCAGGCCGTGCAGCCGGACGAGACGGGCAGAGTGCCACCGTACGTGGACTTCAGTCAGTTTTACCGGCTGTGGGGAACTGACCATGGTGACGGCCAGAGCACCCAGGGGGGACTGGGACCCCAGTGA